The following DNA comes from Ptychodera flava strain L36383 chromosome 23 unlocalized genomic scaffold, AS_Pfla_20210202 Scaffold_24__1_contigs__length_23054250_pilon, whole genome shotgun sequence.
gttaaagggacaaagtcggccattttttcatgaattttgtttgatacgagacacaACTtatattgaaagatactgaatgaatgggtgaccattcctatattcgaccccggttttagacaaattaaaccAAGCAATCGCGAAAAAGAATTAATaatcatgaccatttattcattctcGCGATGATTTCATTTATCGTacctaaaaccggggtcgaatatagaCATGCTcgcccatttattcagtatctttcaacatgtcaaacaatataagttgtgtttcgtatcaaacaaaattaatgaaaaatggccgactttgtccctttaattaaaATGTTTTACTTTACAGTGAACAAACTGTGACTTACGGGAATAACAAAACTGCCCTGGCTCTGCTTATTGTGATGGACAAGATAAAATTCAACGGGGTCAATGTCAGCAGATTTTCAAGCAGGTAGAGGCAAGCTTAAGGAGAAAAAAGTTTGCCACAGTGCCGAAACACTTTTCATAGCAATACGAAAATTTAAGGTTTAAAATTTTATGACGTCGACTTGCAGATACGTACTTAGAATCCTTTTTAGGAACTTGggtatttaatattttatattgaaTTTTGGTCATAATGCGTTTGCTTTTTGAACATTAATTTATAGCAAAAAGGGAAGAATATTGGATTTAACCACATTAATGCTATCGTTTTGCCCAAACCCATTAAATTATTAACGAGGACTTGTTCACAGAGATTTGGATTGAAAAGCTCAAACAAAACTCACATTTTGACCCTTCAAAGTGGGACATGTTTCCCTTTATGAGAGGTGACCTTAGCACTTGAAACTGAAAGAGATTTTTTTACCGGAGAGAGATTCCATATCCCAATATTTAGGCAGCCGTTTCTGTTTTTACTGATCGAATGTCATAAATTCGAATAGATATTCAGCCAAATTCCCAAAACCATGGATATTTTTATCCAAATATAAGTTTCCTCTTTTTAGGGCagtgtctaaaatgaaaaaaaaaaatgattaagtATTGGAGtcaaatggaaaacaaaaagtaCGAATAAAACTATATAATAATTGTTTGGAATATTTTAACACTAATCATGACGAGACACTCCaatctaaaaaacagtgcaaAAATACCCGACTTATAAGCCAGGAAGTAGGGTATTTTCATCGTAATTAAAATTGTTTGCCATCTTGTAAGCTGTTTACAATGTATGCGATTAGTGATAGTGATAAGTCATTGTGTAGGGCAAAGCTCAATGCCTTATACACTTCACTCCTACAGACAATCATTTGCCCTTCAAGTTGTTGACTCAGTGTTATGTaatatctgatataactacttaagattgcatattatcagtgcagaaaggGTCTAAAATGCTGTTTTTTAAATGCAAGTGTCCTGAAAATAAACCACGCATGCTCAGTATCGCCGTGAAATATGACACGTCAATCCTTTTTATGGACGAAATCATTGCTTTTTATATTTACTGTTACGGGCATGATGGCGTATCCTTGACTTGTGACAGTTTATGTAGTCGCGCACTCGTAGATGTATATTGCATTAAAAGCCGCCACAAAGACCCTATTTTCCTCATCGTCAATAGCCACACCTTTAGGGTTCTTCAGTGGGTATGCGCCGTTGATGCAACAAATGAAGCCGCCATTGCTGCTGAATTTTTGAACTCTGTCGTTGCCATTATCGCAAACGTAAATGCTGTCTTCCTTGTCAACGGCAATACCTTCCGGATGGTGCAGCAGACCGGGGGTGCTGCCCCTAGACCCGAAAGTAAACAAAGGATTGAAGCTGGCGTCAAAGACCTGGATACGGTGCTGACTTCGATCGGATACGACGACATTCCATTTATGGTCCACGGCAATGCCGTACGGGTTCAAAAGTTGCGAATTTTCTGGGACTTTCTGGTCGAAGGACTTTATGTAGTCGCCATCAGACGTGAACATGGATACAGTATGCTTGCCCTTATTTGCAACATAGACGATGTTGGTGGTAGTATTAATTGCTATACCCATGGGATCAGCGAGCGATTTGGTCTGAAAGTATTTAACAAGTCTGCCATCACTGTCACAAATGAACACGTCTTGGGATTGGAAGTCCGTGACAAAGTAGTGATTGTCTTTGGAGACTGCAATATGAAGAGGGAAAACCTTCTGTGCGTTGAGTGTTTCGCACACGATTGTCGTCCTTTCAAAATTCCGAAAGTTAAGTTTTTGAATTCTTCTTAAACCGTCCGTGACGACTAATTTCCCTTCCTTATCAACAGCAAGACCACGTGGTATATCACAGATATCATCTTCGGTCTCATCATTACTGATTCGACCGATGTTGATCCACTGATTCCTAGTTCTTGATTTTGGTGTAGTGTGTATCACGttggacgccattttgttattcCTGTCaagaaaatacataaataaataaataaataaataaataaataaataaataaataaataacaactaTAATGATGATAATCTATCAATACAGCGTCTACCCACTATGACAAAAGTGATCAAAGAAGCTGCAAAGAAAATACTCTGCTATTACAAAAATGCACAAcacgaaaaatgaaaaattttcacagctaaaagcaaattaaaaacgTGTAAAAATCTAAAAGTCAGCAAAAAAGACATTTCGCACATCAACTCATCTGCAACTCATCCGTGTAGAAAAGGATAACTGAAATCGAATTTACAGAGGTGCGTTCAAAGGTTTGATTCAAAAGAGGAGAAAGTAGGAAAGCATCGGACCCAAAGTTGAAGAATGCTCCAAAGAAAGGGGGCCGCAACAAGGGCGAGATACGCTTATTTCTTAGTACTTGACCTATAGTGGCAGAGTTTAAACTGATCAGTAGATCTCAAATTACGATATTGGGACATATGATGAAACCATGTGACATAGGTAGTTTGTATGCAATAAAATGGGTGCAGTGGAATGAAAAGAGTGATTTTGAAATCAGAATTTGCCATTACTGATAACTCAACATAAATTTGTTTGGCATGAGTTCTCAAACGATGCTCATGAATACAAATTGCTTAAGTTCAGCGACCGGGcaacattaaaataaaaaaaatatatatttcctcTGTAAGATCATGTGTCATAGGTACAGTGAGTGGACGATAAGAAAAAGTTGTGTTGTCATCTTGAGATACATCGTATAGAAACACGGGATGCAAATTGAGTTTGCGCAGTTCACACTACTTTAGGACCAATTCAGCCAATAAATATGAGGTGCTGATTGCGACCGAAAAAAGTGTTATTTCCAGCACGGTAGAATGTAGAAACTCTTTTTCAAATGATCCTTTTACTGTACAGTAAGaaacaaatttgcaaaatgctGACACCTAACTAAGGTAATGTAATACAATAATTATTATTCATCTACTGCTGAGTCAGCAATTTGCGGATTGTTTTGCACAAAATGGGATTATCTTGCTGTTTATCCTAAAATGTAACatgatgaaacaaattttgGGATATTTTCATTGCCATGTGACTCACACAAATGCAAATCCCTGCGAGCGGTACATAGGTTACGATTCATGGTCTATGAATTGAGGtacctgtatttgatgtcagtaactgaagctggcACACTAAGTCGTCGGTTGAAAGCGCCTTTTTAGACCTTTAGTACTAAACAGAACTGATGATGACTCATCCCTTAACGCTCCGCACAACTCTACTTCCGCCTGGAACTTTAGAGTGTATGACTTAAATGATTTCCAAATCTACATATTATAATGGATGACTAAGCATACGGCTATAATTAAATACAGATAAACGGGAAAACATTAAAGGACATGAAATACCGTCTAAACAGGATGGGATGATCTTACAGAAATTCAAGATCAACCTCCGGTCATTTCTAATGACTTTAGCATCTGTTCAAACTATACATAAGTCAACTGAAGACAAACGTTTCCTTCAAGGTTGGGAGAGTCggcatgcatagtgaatcactCTCTACCGGAAGTGGTAACCATGACAAACGTCAAGGGAATAAGTATAGAAATGCATCGTAGTCACGGTCTTGGAGGCTACTATCTATCACGTTGGTAACTATAGGTCAGGTTTAAATATCCGAAATCAAGGGGAAGGGATGGGGCGGGGATGGGGAGGTGTTATACATACAGCGAGGAGTCTTTTTTACTTTAGGGTTACCGAGAAAGGGGACAGATTTTTGCCGGGTTGGTTTTTGCAGTTTGCGGTCCTGactgaaaatttatttatttattcatttacctattcatttatttagtttattatttaaaaatagtTTTCTAGACTGTGTTACGAGGTGTGCTAGGCATTTTTGAATACCCTTAATGTAACTCTTGTAACTGGTTCCTCAAACGCTAGACTTTGCGAGGTGACCCCTGCATTTTCTTCGTAATTATTCTTAAGCATGTAAAGTTATGGAATTGATTGACCTAATCGACATTACAGCAAAGAAGAGAACAttcaatttcagaaatttgtaaTGTAAACCGGACGAAATTAATAGTGTTTCGATAAAATATCGCAAAAAGGAAACTGGGTCATTATTATCATGTTCTCAAAACCTGACCTCTGACACGCTGTTACACCCTAATGCTATTCGACCTGCCCTATTTTTCGCTGACTCACGCGTTTTGGAAAATTTCCTTGACTGCCAGTGCTAACGTGCATGTCCACTGTAAGTCTGAGATCTAAGCAACACCAAAGTGCTCCTATATTTGATCCTTTCTGTCACCATCTTGATCCGTTTgagagttttgttttgttttttgtttttattgcctCTGTGTTCCTTTCGTTCAATATGTTTGTCGAACTGTGCAGCTCTATTTCTCTTTTAGTCTCAGTAGTACGTCTGCATTTTTCTGTCTGTCATGCCCCCTGCCTgtctgttctctctctctctctctctctctctctctctttctctgggGCAAACTGATTCATTTGATGTTTCACCAGGTCAACAGCTCTGTGTTGAGATTTCTTTAGCGCATGCTTTATAATACTGTCGTCATCGCCTGATAATTGTTCAGTATTGTGTTTCATGATGGTGTAAAGTCTATAAACCATACACTTTGcgatataacaaaacaactcgCGTGCCATAAAAAACTTGAAGAACCACTCTTATCTACAGAATGCTTGCACGCGAGCAACGCCTTTTTACTAAATGTAACCTTCAACCAAAGTGATTTGACCGAAACCCATCGTTGCCGATGGTTATTTGCAATTGACTCTGTTTTCAAGGTACTGGGGATGCACAGCTTACGTTTGAACTGTGGAGATAGCTGTGCCTGTGCTGTGGTCACCACGAAAGTGGACAACGCAAGGCGTCAATGGAAATTTGAACCGACAAAAACCAACGTGACATCTTATTTGTCTGAACTGCTTCTGAGATAGAGTTTTGAGATCGTACACGATTTCTCCGAGTTTCGTATAAGACTTTGGGAACTACAGGCACAAATACGCTGTGTAGAGACGATCCTCAAAAGCgactttcaaaaatgataaGTAAAATTAAACTGGCTGCAAAAATTATGGTTCatatttgtgacgtcatcattCAAGACTAGATGTGGCGTCACAAACTTTTTCTCTCGCTCAGAAGAGAGTATAGAAAATACTTTCATCTTGTAGCAATGCATTTAAATTGAGAGAAACTCTCCATAATGCGGAACGATCGTGGCAGGGAAATGGTGTGCTGTTTTTCGGTACGGTCAAGTGGCATGTTGCGGTATTTGTTTCGCAGAAATTTAGAACACAATGACGGGCGCTAATAAAACAAGGAAATCAATAAAAAGGAATTACCGAACGAAAAATACTGGCACTACTTACATATTTGAAAACACACACACGATTGTTGAATAGAAAATGGCTTCCAGTCGGCGCTTAAGGGCTTGTCTGTGTAACGGGGCTTCCTCAGGTGTTTTGGATAGAAAGCTTCTCTAGTTCTGATGTCGTTTAAACGCAAACTCACTAACTAGCGTACAAACGCTGGATGACGATGATGCGAATTAAAATGAATTCTGAGATAACGGCAGAGCGCCCGGCAGAAGTTTAAGGATCTTCCTTCCGGTTTTCTACGAAACCTTCCCTTGCAGAAAAATTGCGAAATCTAACGTTGGGGATTTTTGGTTTGTCAGCCGCGGATTAGATTACGACCGCCCAAGGCCCTTCGAATAACACCCTGGGTCAGGTTGTTCAACCTTGCCGACTAACAGCGAGAATTCACGTATAATGTCTGTCGTTTGTGAAAGCCCGCCGGTGAAAGAAATCGCGTATCTGAAAATAACTCAATTGTTAGGGAGATAATGAATAGAAACGCGCAACTTCTGCTAGCGTGCAGCAGGATACAGTCCTATACTcgcttttttttcctttcaaatttGTGGTTATCAAAAAATATTGCTTTCTTTAGCAAGTTGAAGCTCTTAACTAGGACAGGGGTGAAAATGCGCGATAACTTGGAGGTACTACGAGCAAACCAACAGCAGTTGTTCTTTCGTTTCGCTCAGTGATTATGTAAATTGTGCTGTATACAACGATAGCAAGGTCAGCCTTGGGCTCTCATACATCGTACGCGGCAATGCCACCTGTGTTTTGACGTGAATGGAAAACGTGGAAATACACTCAGTGGCACGTATGTACTATCTGTCAAATGCAGTGACCCAAGTGCACTTCCTTGGCCATCGCTGAATGTGACAATGTACGGGTATGCTCCCCGTGACGGAAACGCTGACACATGGTGATCGAGCCGAGGGCGTCCGTGTGACTATTTTAAGGCGGATTTAACCGCTGACTTCATTTCCGGAATCGTACCGCCGCGTAACAAGAACCGCAGTCTTCTGAGTTCATagaatttattatgttttcgGGAGAAATTCACATCATTTCACCTCGCCAAATGACGCTGGCCCCGGTTTTATATCACAAATGTACAATCCCTTGCAACACAAGGTGTAAAATGCTGAGACGTAATTGCGTCTACAGCACCGTACTTTGACACGCAGCCAATCGAAAATGCCTGTCGTCCAGGAACAAGgttaacacacacacaaacaaaacaaaaacgacAACAAAAGATTACAGATATGCTCATTCCCATTTAGAAAGAACGTAAAGGCTGTTAATACGTTTTATAATATGTATGATATTTAAGGACTTAGAAATGATCTTGGTCTGACAGGATTGTCCCGTTATTAACCTTTAAACCTGTCTGTCTCGACTTAAAGCACACGGAGGAATTACACACAAGAAATTGTCACAGTCAACAACAACTCTCACGTTGGCTCCGTGGAACAACAAAGCCGTGCCATCAGCCACAGCAATTCGGGAAATTGCTGAAATGTTCAACACGGCCGAAATTACACAGGTTTTTTTGCAAAAGACGCAAACATATTTACTCACCTTAACGTTGTTGACCGTACCTCAGTCATGTCAGGCCGTACATTGTGCTGCCTTTCTTCACCAAGCGTAGTCGTGGTGCGCATGCGCGTGTGAGGCCTATTATTTACGGACAATGCTATTTTTGGGGAAATTACTTCTGTACTATTGTAATCTGTCTGTGCGGTAGAGAATGGCAGACGTGACAGTATGCAGTTGTCGGGCGGAAAGCTTGAGGGCCATTGGaaataacattttgataaagCGTGGGGCTCTGTACAAGTGAAGCTTTCTGCAGCATGGCGCACGCTCAGTGTAGGCGAGTAGACCCGATTCAATtgtgtcaaataaataaatgtaacaaaTAAGGAAAGTGCGGGGGGATGATGTCAGCAAATCTTAACAGTGAAGTGACTATGACATCACCTAAATTATAAAAGAACTGTGTCAGATTAGGTGCAGCCGACACGTGAACATACCataataaagttttttttctggCAGAAATAGGATTGTGAGAGTGCTTACTGTACTTGCTACACGTTACGATGCAAAAATCCCTCAACGTCATCCCCTTTTTCTGTCCTCATGAAGGAAACATGCTAGCGTTTTTCTCATCCAAGAAGTCTTCAAACGTCCTCATTCAGTGAAACGATTTATCCCTCCCCATTGGCTAACCCCGAGTTTGCGCAaaaaaccaaccaaccaacaaacaaacaaacaaaagtcgAATCTTAGTCAATGTCCGCTGACGGTTTATTATATAGTTAGCCAACGACCATTAGGAAAAAGAATTTTTGAAAGCTTGACCCCCTTCTTTAACCGCTTGCTGATACGAGAAATACAACCATCCGCCTGGCCAGAATCAACTTCCGAACAGCTTTTCTTTGTTATCTGCCGCTGAAAATAGAGAAGAGATGCGGTTTACTTAGGGACTGTTGATAATTATGCACAAGGCAGATAAATGCCGTTGTGTTTAACCTCATACCCCTAACCCCCCTCCCATAAGCGGA
Coding sequences within:
- the LOC139124952 gene encoding tripartite motif-containing protein 3-like, encoding MRTTTTLGEERQHNVRPDMTEVRSTTLRNNKMASNVIHTTPKSRTRNQWINIGRISNDETEDDICDIPRGLAVDKEGKLVVTDGLRRIQKLNFRNFERTTIVCETLNAQKVFPLHIAVSKDNHYFVTDFQSQDVFICDSDGRLVKYFQTKSLADPMGIAINTTTNIVYVANKGKHTVSMFTSDGDYIKSFDQKVPENSQLLNPYGIAVDHKWNVVVSDRSQHRIQVFDASFNPLFTFGSRGSTPGLLHHPEGIAVDKEDSIYVCDNGNDRVQKFSSNGGFICCINGAYPLKNPKGVAIDDEENRVFVAAFNAIYIYECATT